AACCTCGATGCCAAACCGCTCGGCGGTGAGACGCGGGAGGATGGTCATGAGCGCCGTGCGTGAGAAGGCCTTGTAGCCAGTCTCCATGTCGGAGAGGTTGAGGCTCGTGAAGACGTTTGAGAGGGTCGTGAGGAGGCGGTTTGCCGCGTAGTGATGGAAGTAGAGTACGCGCGTCGGTTCGTTTGAGATGAAGCGCGAGCCGTAGACGACGTCGGCCCTACCTGCAACGAGCGGTTGGAGTAGTCGTGGGTAGTCGCGGGGGTCGTACTCGAGGTCGGCGTCTTGTACGAGGATGAAGTCTCCTGAGCATGCCGCAAAGCCCGTGCGGAGTGCCGCGCCCTTGCCGCGGTTTGTGGGGTGCAAACGGGACACGTACATCGTGCTTTTGTTTTTCGTCTGGTACTCCTTGACGATCTTTTGCGAGCCGTCCGTAGAGCAGTCGTCAATAACGACGAGCTCTTTTTGTATAAGGCCAATGTCACTTTCTTCTACGGCGCGCAGAGCAGAGACCAGGGTAGGCGCCTCATTGTAGACCGGAACGATGACTGAGAGCGTTTTCATGCGAGTTTTTCCCTCTGTGGCAGTGGCGCGCCGTTGAAGACGGCGCGGTAGATAAAGAACGAATAGAGCGCAATGGTGCCCGATGCGACGACTTGCGAGACGAGGTAGTGGAGCACCAGACGCTCCACTAGAAGGTACATGAGAATGGTATTGAGCGCAACATTGATTAGGGCTATCGTCGTATAGATCGAAAATTGACGCGTGAGGACGCCCGTGGTACGGGCGTGGTCGGCGAACGTAAAAAATTTTTGGAGCGCAAAACTCACGCAGAGCGCGACGGTGAACGCAAGCACCGCGGCGAGAAGATACCAGAGCCCGAATATCTCAATAAAGAACGCTAGGAGCCCGAGGTTCACCGCGAGCGCCGTGCCGCCAGAGATGAGGTAGCGGAGGGGGCGAGGGAGGGACGAGACGAAGAGTGCCAGGTGCTTCATGGGGGTGGGGTAAAATTGGCGCGCAGTTATTTTGCGAATTTTCAATTTCCAATTTTCAATTTTGCCATCAATTTTTCAATGAATCAATTTTCAAACACGAACGACGTCGCCGTCATCGAAAATTCATTGAAAATTGTAAATTGAGAATTGAAAATTGAACTGTTTGAATCCTATAGGCGTACTTGCGCTCCACTCGTTTGTACCTCTGTCACCACTTGGAGAAAGCCATCTGCGTATTTCTCCCACGAAAAATTTGCCCGCACAAAGCTGTTTGCGGCCGTAGCGAGGCGGCGGTAGAGCGCGGGGTCGTCGGTGAGCGCGGCGATCTTCTGCGCCCAGTCCTCGGGGTTTTTCGGCTCGATCAGGAGCGCGTTCTCGCCGTCGGTGAGGAGCTCGTGGCAGCCAGCTGTTTTTGAGACTACGATCGGCATGCCGCAGGCGGCAGCTTCAAACGGCGAGAGCCCGTCGCTCTGGAGGTGGTGTTGGAAAGTGTAGATGTGGTGGGTGTGGTAGAGCGCGATCAAACGCTCCTCCGAGACCGAGCCGGTGAAGGTAACATATTGCTCGATTCCTGACTCGCGCGT
This genomic window from bacterium contains:
- a CDS encoding GtrA family protein, whose amino-acid sequence is MKHLALFVSSLPRPLRYLISGGTALAVNLGLLAFFIEIFGLWYLLAAVLAFTVALCVSFALQKFFTFADHARTTGVLTRQFSIYTTIALINVALNTILMYLLVERLVLHYLVSQVVASGTIALYSFFIYRAVFNGAPLPQREKLA
- a CDS encoding glycosyltransferase family 2 protein; amino-acid sequence: MKTLSVIVPVYNEAPTLVSALRAVEESDIGLIQKELVVIDDCSTDGSQKIVKEYQTKNKSTMYVSRLHPTNRGKGAALRTGFAACSGDFILVQDADLEYDPRDYPRLLQPLVAGRADVVYGSRFISNEPTRVLYFHHYAANRLLTTLSNVFTSLNLSDMETGYKAFSRTALMTILPRLTAERFGIEVEITARVAQAKLRIYEVGIAYHGRTYEEGKKINWKDGVAAIGHIVKYNVFK